The following coding sequences are from one Ruminococcus flavefaciens AE3010 window:
- the mfd gene encoding transcription-repair coupling factor, producing the protein MELFKQLFSELAGFKSLREAVDKNISPVSVTGISHIHRAQLINALSGGKINLVITGSEAEAKKLSDDINMMSGSEEAVLFPSKELVFTPVDSTNHEYEHMRIAALIKAAKSRCSVICASIEAVMQPVIPVGVLIAAGIELTQGQEVDLTELAVTLAKCGYQRCEKVEGASQFSIRGSILDIFPVQSDKPVRIELWGDEIDSISEFETDTQRRTDALEKVEIYPSGEVLYDNEELADKIEELCKKVRGKRMEQVREHLGADVHRLRAGEILSHSVKYYPLVYGEPSTVFDYIDGVVLFSDYSDVMDTAAGVMNRHNEDVKILMEDGQLCKGLDGYVLELAEVQHRAEKRVCLYMSSFMQGGDRIDFRRLVSFEAMQTAPWSGEMKQLIEDLEEYKRRGYRMILAAGSDKTLPIIQQDITESGISCDLASQGIEPIAGRVLLMSGSFSGGFEYPENKTVLITQGRSMDSVRSKRRKKKNKAEEIRSLADITEGDLVVHSGHGIGRFIGIRKLEMDGVTKDYITIQYAGTDKLYIPVTQLDMVSKYIGPRDDSGVKLSKLSSGEWQKTRSNVKRAVKDMAQELIALYAKREKSVGFAFYPDDEIQHDFEERFPYVETDDQLTSIAEIKADMERPRPMERLLCGDVGFGKTEVALRAAMKCVLSGKQCAILAPTTVLAYQHYQTALRRFEHFPVNIELLSRYRSPKQQQEIIKKLKQGRIDLIIGTHKIIQKSVEFKDLGLAIIDEEQRFGVAHKEKFKESFTGVDVLMLSATPIPRTLNMAMSGIRDMSVIEEPPQDRYPVQTYVIEYNMGTVVQAIVRELRRGGQVYYIHNRVETIRACASRLQEMLPDARIAVAHGQMSEDEMSDIWEQLVEHEVDILVCTTIIETGVDVPNVNTLIIEDSDRFGLSQLYQLRGRVGRSNRRGYAYFTYQRDKVLTEIATKRLNAMREFTQFGSGFRIALRDLEIRGAGSILGGRQHGHMEAVGYDMYLQLLSEAIAEEKGIQPEKVPECLVDIQIDAHIPEKYISSLNQRIDMYRKIMLVNEDSDKTDLIDELIDRYGEPPKSVVGLIDVSLLRNKAAHLGITEISQKNGAMYFYTEYLVPEQIIGLQQAYKGRISFNGAGKSYVAVKISPKIRPFDMMRDTVEIIYQNREKN; encoded by the coding sequence ATGGAACTTTTTAAACAACTATTCAGCGAGCTTGCAGGCTTTAAAAGTCTGCGGGAGGCTGTTGACAAAAATATCTCACCCGTCTCGGTGACGGGTATTTCCCATATACACAGGGCGCAGCTCATAAACGCCCTCAGCGGCGGAAAGATAAATCTTGTCATCACGGGTTCGGAGGCGGAAGCTAAGAAGCTCAGCGACGACATCAACATGATGTCGGGCAGCGAGGAGGCTGTGCTTTTCCCCTCAAAGGAGCTGGTATTCACTCCTGTTGACAGTACCAACCACGAATACGAGCATATGCGTATAGCCGCCCTCATAAAGGCGGCTAAAAGTCGCTGCAGCGTTATCTGCGCAAGTATCGAGGCTGTCATGCAGCCCGTTATCCCTGTGGGAGTCCTTATCGCCGCAGGCATAGAGCTTACACAGGGACAGGAAGTTGACCTAACGGAGCTTGCGGTTACGCTTGCAAAGTGTGGCTATCAGCGCTGCGAAAAGGTGGAGGGCGCTTCACAGTTCTCCATACGCGGCTCTATCCTTGACATATTCCCTGTGCAGTCCGACAAGCCCGTTCGTATCGAGCTGTGGGGCGACGAGATAGACAGCATATCCGAGTTCGAGACCGACACTCAGCGCCGCACGGACGCTCTTGAAAAGGTGGAGATATACCCCTCGGGAGAAGTCCTCTACGACAACGAGGAGCTTGCGGACAAGATAGAGGAGCTCTGCAAGAAAGTCCGCGGCAAGCGCATGGAGCAGGTACGCGAGCATCTTGGCGCCGATGTTCACAGGCTGAGGGCAGGGGAGATACTCTCCCACAGCGTGAAGTACTACCCTCTTGTTTACGGCGAGCCCTCAACGGTTTTCGATTATATTGACGGAGTTGTGCTTTTCAGTGATTATTCCGACGTTATGGACACTGCCGCAGGAGTTATGAACCGTCACAACGAGGACGTAAAGATACTCATGGAGGACGGCCAGCTCTGCAAGGGACTGGACGGCTATGTCCTTGAACTGGCTGAGGTGCAGCACCGAGCCGAGAAGCGTGTATGTCTCTACATGAGCAGCTTCATGCAGGGCGGCGACCGTATAGACTTCCGCAGACTTGTAAGCTTTGAGGCGATGCAGACCGCACCTTGGAGCGGCGAGATGAAGCAGCTCATCGAGGATCTGGAGGAATACAAGCGCCGCGGCTACCGCATGATACTTGCGGCAGGCAGCGACAAGACCCTACCCATAATACAGCAGGACATCACCGAGAGCGGCATATCCTGCGACCTTGCTTCTCAGGGCATTGAGCCCATTGCAGGCAGAGTGCTGCTTATGTCGGGCAGCTTCAGCGGCGGATTTGAGTACCCCGAGAACAAGACCGTTCTCATTACACAGGGACGTTCAATGGATTCCGTCCGCAGCAAGCGCCGCAAAAAGAAGAACAAAGCCGAGGAGATTCGCTCCCTTGCGGATATCACCGAGGGCGACCTTGTTGTACATTCGGGACACGGTATCGGACGCTTTATCGGCATACGCAAGCTTGAAATGGACGGCGTCACAAAGGACTACATCACCATACAGTACGCAGGTACGGATAAGCTCTATATCCCCGTAACTCAGCTGGATATGGTGTCGAAATACATCGGTCCCCGCGACGACAGCGGCGTGAAGCTCAGCAAGCTCAGCTCGGGCGAGTGGCAGAAGACACGCAGCAACGTAAAGCGTGCCGTAAAGGATATGGCACAGGAGCTTATCGCCCTTTATGCAAAGCGTGAAAAGAGCGTTGGCTTTGCGTTCTATCCCGACGACGAGATACAGCACGATTTCGAGGAGCGTTTCCCCTATGTGGAGACCGACGACCAGCTCACTTCCATAGCCGAGATAAAGGCTGACATGGAGCGTCCACGTCCTATGGAGCGGCTGCTCTGCGGCGACGTTGGCTTCGGCAAGACCGAGGTAGCACTGAGAGCTGCCATGAAATGTGTGCTCTCGGGAAAGCAGTGCGCTATACTTGCGCCTACCACGGTACTTGCCTATCAGCACTACCAGACCGCTCTCCGCCGCTTTGAGCACTTCCCCGTGAATATAGAGCTCCTCAGCAGATACCGTTCACCAAAGCAGCAGCAGGAGATAATCAAGAAGCTGAAGCAGGGGCGCATCGACCTCATAATCGGCACGCATAAAATAATCCAGAAGTCCGTGGAGTTCAAGGACTTGGGACTTGCCATAATCGACGAGGAGCAGCGCTTCGGCGTGGCTCACAAGGAGAAGTTCAAGGAGAGCTTTACGGGAGTTGACGTGCTCATGCTTTCCGCAACGCCTATACCCAGAACTCTGAACATGGCAATGAGCGGCATACGTGACATGTCCGTCATCGAGGAGCCACCGCAGGACAGATACCCCGTCCAGACCTACGTGATCGAGTACAACATGGGTACGGTGGTTCAGGCTATCGTCAGGGAGCTTCGCCGCGGCGGTCAGGTCTACTATATCCACAACCGCGTTGAGACTATCCGCGCCTGCGCTTCACGCTTGCAGGAAATGCTTCCCGATGCACGTATCGCCGTTGCACACGGTCAGATGAGCGAGGACGAGATGTCCGACATATGGGAACAGCTTGTGGAGCATGAGGTGGATATCCTTGTGTGCACAACAATCATAGAGACAGGCGTGGACGTACCAAACGTCAATACCCTAATTATTGAGGATTCCGACCGATTCGGACTTTCACAGCTCTATCAGCTCCGCGGACGTGTGGGACGTTCCAACCGCCGCGGCTATGCCTACTTCACCTATCAGCGCGACAAGGTGCTGACGGAGATTGCCACAAAGCGTCTTAACGCCATGCGCGAGTTCACCCAGTTCGGCAGCGGCTTCCGCATAGCCCTCCGCGACCTTGAGATAAGAGGTGCGGGAAGTATTCTCGGCGGACGTCAGCACGGACACATGGAAGCCGTGGGCTACGATATGTACTTGCAGCTCCTCTCCGAAGCTATTGCAGAGGAAAAGGGCATACAGCCCGAGAAGGTACCCGAGTGCCTTGTGGATATCCAGATAGACGCACATATCCCCGAGAAGTATATCTCCAGCCTCAATCAGCGAATAGATATGTACCGCAAGATAATGCTGGTCAACGAGGACAGCGACAAGACCGACCTCATCGACGAGCTCATCGACCGCTACGGCGAGCCGCCCAAGTCGGTTGTGGGACTCATCGACGTATCACTGCTGAGGAACAAGGCAGCACACCTCGGTATCACTGAGATATCCCAGAAGAATGGTGCTATGTACTTCTATACGGAGTACCTTGTGCCCGAGCAGATAATAGGCTTGCAGCAGGCGTACAAGGGCAGGATATCATTCAACGGCGCAGGGAAGTCCTATGTGGCAGTCAAGATATCGCCGAAGATTCGTCCCTTTGACATGATGCGCGACACCGTGGAGATAATCTATCAGAACCGCGAGAAAAACTAA
- a CDS encoding DUF6442 family protein, which yields MNKEEILAKSRQENKNRDVAEISQTKDASRFAIIFSLAFYLIFSTLTMIAHKPFNSSIAAMETCVMFAVYLHKSIKTRKNEHIVCAFLMGAAFLMFSFVAIMELFEK from the coding sequence ATGAACAAGGAAGAAATACTTGCTAAAAGCAGACAGGAAAACAAGAACCGCGATGTTGCCGAAATATCTCAGACAAAGGACGCTTCAAGATTTGCTATAATATTCAGTCTCGCCTTTTACCTGATATTCTCAACGCTTACTATGATAGCTCATAAGCCCTTTAACAGCAGCATTGCAGCTATGGAGACCTGCGTTATGTTTGCAGTTTATCTGCACAAGTCAATAAAAACAAGAAAAAACGAACATATAGTATGTGCATTTCTTATGGGAGCAGCATTCCTTATGTTCTCGTTTGTGGCAATAATGGAATTGTTTGAAAAATAA
- a CDS encoding DUF6442 family protein codes for MNKEEILAKSRLENKNRDIAEIDKAKSAARFSIVFSMGFIVIFTMLSLCATGRVNIGVIATEFCITFSMHLYKAVKSKNSADIVCAAISGATFLLMSFIAVCELFGFKP; via the coding sequence ATGAATAAGGAAGAGATTCTCGCCAAAAGCAGACTTGAAAATAAAAACCGCGACATTGCCGAGATTGACAAGGCAAAAAGCGCCGCAAGGTTCTCAATCGTTTTCAGTATGGGCTTTATCGTAATATTCACCATGCTGTCGCTTTGCGCTACAGGCCGCGTGAACATCGGCGTTATCGCAACGGAATTCTGTATCACGTTTTCAATGCATCTTTACAAAGCTGTCAAGAGCAAAAATTCAGCGGATATTGTCTGTGCAGCCATTAGCGGAGCTACGTTTTTGCTTATGTCTTTCATAGCTGTATGCGAGCTTTTCGGCTTCAAGCCATAA
- a CDS encoding DUF6442 family protein: MNKEEILEKSRQENKNRDYVEIDRMKKSTFFALMCSIGFTCLWTLLSIIATWRVNFAVIATECFMIFSMHLYKAIKGKKAVDIFCAASSAFTFLIFFTIAICELFGFKP; this comes from the coding sequence ATGAATAAAGAAGAGATACTCGAAAAAAGCCGTCAGGAAAACAAGAACCGTGATTACGTCGAGATAGACCGCATGAAAAAAAGCACTTTTTTCGCTCTGATGTGCAGTATAGGATTTACCTGCCTGTGGACTCTGCTTTCCATAATCGCTACGTGGCGAGTAAATTTCGCTGTTATAGCAACGGAGTGCTTTATGATATTCTCAATGCACCTGTACAAAGCCATTAAGGGCAAAAAAGCAGTTGACATCTTCTGCGCGGCAAGCTCGGCTTTCACATTTCTCATATTCTTTACAATAGCAATATGCGAGCTTTTCGGCTTCAAACCATAA
- a CDS encoding DUF6442 family protein, which translates to MNKKDILKKSRKEFKNQDLPEIEEIRKMSVFSLVAVVIFACVIVLAEKHVYGEYNIGLMTVVFSAPVIMGLYRCFTSKKKHKLPIIAATVWFALWFGFLAFCEITSLMDYKR; encoded by the coding sequence ATGAACAAAAAAGATATCCTCAAAAAAAGCAGGAAGGAATTCAAAAATCAGGATCTGCCCGAAATTGAAGAAATAAGAAAAATGTCAGTTTTTTCTCTTGTAGCAGTTGTGATTTTCGCATGTGTTATCGTTCTTGCGGAAAAGCATGTTTACGGTGAGTACAACATCGGACTGATGACAGTTGTTTTCAGCGCTCCTGTTATTATGGGACTGTACAGGTGCTTCACAAGCAAAAAGAAGCATAAGCTGCCCATAATTGCAGCCACCGTATGGTTCGCGCTGTGGTTCGGATTTTTAGCATTCTGTGAAATTACTTCACTTATGGACTATAAGAGGTGA
- a CDS encoding helix-turn-helix transcriptional regulator encodes MIDDSLVLRNRLKEIRREQRLSQDELAKMVGVSRNTISSIETGQFSPTAKLALILCIALDKKFEEIFYFD; translated from the coding sequence ATGATAGACGATTCACTTGTACTCCGAAACCGCCTGAAAGAGATACGCAGGGAGCAGCGTCTCTCACAGGACGAGCTTGCGAAAATGGTGGGCGTGTCCCGTAATACTATCAGCTCCATAGAGACAGGGCAGTTCAGTCCCACAGCCAAACTGGCACTGATACTCTGCATCGCCCTTGATAAGAAGTTCGAGGAGATATTTTATTTTGACTGA
- a CDS encoding ATP synthase F0 subunit B, with translation MNYKSFIAGAMAFALAACAAGCGDKKDSDSKPDSNKETTAPAETTAEPTTEEAAEPEPPKPVEATDPNAVTFDDGVFDFAFAKNDDDDCAKGELSVVELMGNKMLKFTDDNTVPLKGKVQKIGISATKLLGNEGAAKVRSIEFDMYAQATADHLKTDEADGVRAPGWIGGGGGTVTAQEKWYDFKEFSGGEYNFETSGNVHAVFKFLLADSGQCWSEEMEDANFLIMRWGVANESDMFIDNIVFYDEDGKSIPLLNQKSDADKLKESAKEKASEAKAEFDEAVENAKADAEKTKEEMKAEAEKTKEEMKAEYEKAVSDMKSDFEKAKSEIANSEEYEKVKAEIEKAEEQVKNDAAKAKEAIEEASKAIEEAKKNNK, from the coding sequence ATGAACTATAAAAGCTTTATCGCAGGTGCTATGGCTTTTGCACTGGCTGCCTGCGCGGCAGGCTGCGGAGATAAAAAGGACTCCGACAGCAAGCCTGACAGCAATAAAGAGACTACTGCTCCCGCAGAGACAACTGCCGAGCCTACCACAGAGGAGGCTGCCGAGCCCGAGCCGCCTAAGCCTGTAGAGGCAACAGACCCCAATGCGGTCACATTTGACGACGGCGTTTTTGATTTTGCATTTGCAAAGAATGACGACGACGACTGTGCAAAGGGTGAGCTTTCCGTTGTGGAGCTCATGGGCAACAAGATGCTGAAATTCACCGATGACAATACAGTTCCCCTAAAGGGCAAGGTCCAGAAAATAGGCATAAGCGCAACAAAGCTCCTGGGAAACGAGGGCGCAGCAAAGGTCCGCAGCATTGAGTTTGATATGTACGCTCAGGCTACAGCCGACCACCTCAAGACCGACGAAGCCGACGGAGTAAGAGCTCCCGGCTGGATAGGCGGAGGCGGCGGTACTGTCACCGCTCAGGAGAAGTGGTACGACTTCAAGGAATTCAGCGGCGGCGAGTACAACTTTGAGACCTCGGGCAATGTCCATGCGGTATTCAAGTTCCTCCTTGCTGACAGCGGACAGTGCTGGAGCGAGGAAATGGAGGACGCAAACTTCCTTATCATGCGCTGGGGCGTAGCCAATGAGTCGGATATGTTCATCGACAACATCGTGTTCTACGACGAGGATGGCAAGTCCATACCTCTTCTTAACCAGAAGTCAGATGCGGACAAGTTAAAGGAGTCCGCAAAGGAAAAGGCTTCGGAGGCTAAGGCTGAGTTCGACGAGGCAGTTGAAAATGCCAAGGCTGACGCTGAAAAGACCAAGGAAGAAATGAAAGCCGAAGCTGAAAAGACTAAGGAAGAGATGAAAGCCGAGTATGAAAAGGCTGTCTCTGACATGAAGTCTGATTTTGAAAAGGCAAAGAGCGAGATAGCAAACTCAGAGGAATACGAAAAGGTAAAGGCTGAGATAGAAAAAGCCGAGGAGCAGGTAAAAAATGATGCTGCCAAGGCTAAAGAGGCTATCGAAGAGGCTTCAAAGGCTATCGAAGAAGCAAAAAAGAATAATAAGTAA
- a CDS encoding GH36-type glycosyl hydrolase domain-containing protein, protein MQYGHFDLENKEYVITNPATPAPWANYLGDPEYGAMISNNAAGYSFVKSGANGRLSRFRFNSDMALPGRYIYIRDNDTADYWSASWQPVGKPLDKYKSECRHGTAYTVISAEYADIKSETTYYVPYGKTYEVWRAKVTNNSSKERKLSVFGFIEFTNEPNYEQDQVNLQYTLFITRTSFEGGNRILQHMNENTGFDENGYNGQERFFGMVGQPVTGCCGSLSDFIGPYRTFSNPIAVENGKCSGVMNYNSNSCGALQSDITLAPGETKEFIFVLGERKDPEAAAILDEYKAAGKVDAEVKQLKDYWHGQLSNFKVETPSDEFNNMINVWNAYQCFITFIWSRAASFVYCGLRNGYGYRDTVQDIQGIIHLDPEMAAEKIRFMLSAQVSNGGGLPLVKFDHNAGHETCPDENDEHSVYAKETGHPSYRADDALWLFPTIVKYLGESGNKGFLDEVITYAEEGGGKATVYEHLKNAIRFSMERLGSHDMPAGLHADWNDCLRLGAQGESTFVAFQLYYAMNVMRDMAKDKNDSDYITYLDGAQKKLGAALEKCWDEDRFIRGIRDNGVIVGAKKDPEANMWLNPQSWSVISRFASDEQAEKAMNSVHDILNTPYGAKLLEPPYKYHHFKGALMQVFNLDTKENGGIFSQSQGWLILAESLLGHGDRAFEYFLESSPAAMNDKAEIRVMEPYVHGQFTESKASPYEGRSHVHWLTGTASTVMVGCVEGICGMRPDLNGLAIAPSIPAMWDGFRIEKNFRGKKLNITVDNSAHVQSGVKEITLNGEKLTGNYVPADKLAAVNEIKVVLG, encoded by the coding sequence ATGCAGTACGGACACTTTGACCTTGAAAACAAAGAATACGTCATCACCAACCCCGCTACCCCCGCACCCTGGGCAAACTATCTCGGAGACCCCGAGTACGGCGCTATGATCTCAAATAACGCAGCAGGCTACAGCTTCGTTAAGTCAGGCGCAAACGGAAGACTTTCACGCTTCCGCTTCAACTCCGATATGGCTCTCCCGGGACGCTATATCTATATAAGAGACAATGACACTGCAGACTACTGGTCTGCTTCATGGCAGCCTGTGGGCAAGCCCCTTGACAAGTACAAGAGCGAATGCCGCCACGGTACTGCTTATACAGTAATTTCGGCAGAATATGCAGACATCAAGTCAGAAACTACATACTACGTTCCCTACGGCAAGACCTATGAGGTATGGAGAGCCAAGGTGACAAACAACTCCTCAAAGGAGAGAAAGCTGTCAGTATTCGGCTTTATCGAGTTCACCAACGAGCCCAACTATGAGCAGGATCAGGTAAACCTCCAGTACACTCTCTTCATCACACGTACAAGCTTTGAGGGCGGCAACCGTATCCTCCAGCACATGAACGAGAACACAGGCTTCGACGAGAACGGCTACAACGGTCAGGAGCGCTTCTTCGGTATGGTAGGTCAGCCCGTTACAGGCTGCTGCGGAAGTCTCAGCGACTTCATCGGCCCCTACAGAACATTCTCAAATCCTATCGCTGTCGAAAACGGCAAGTGCAGCGGCGTTATGAACTATAACTCCAACTCCTGCGGCGCTCTCCAGAGCGATATCACTCTTGCTCCCGGCGAGACAAAGGAGTTCATCTTCGTCCTCGGCGAGCGCAAGGACCCCGAGGCTGCTGCGATACTTGATGAGTACAAGGCAGCAGGCAAGGTAGACGCTGAGGTAAAGCAGCTGAAGGACTACTGGCACGGTCAGCTCTCTAACTTCAAGGTAGAGACTCCCTCCGACGAGTTCAACAACATGATAAACGTATGGAACGCTTACCAGTGCTTCATCACATTTATCTGGTCAAGGGCAGCTTCATTCGTATACTGCGGTCTCAGAAACGGCTACGGCTACCGCGATACAGTTCAGGATATTCAGGGTATCATTCACCTTGACCCCGAAATGGCAGCAGAGAAGATCCGCTTCATGCTTTCCGCTCAGGTAAGCAACGGCGGCGGACTTCCTCTTGTTAAGTTCGACCACAACGCAGGTCACGAGACCTGCCCCGACGAGAACGACGAGCACAGCGTTTACGCTAAGGAAACAGGTCACCCCTCATACCGTGCTGACGATGCACTGTGGCTCTTCCCCACTATCGTGAAGTACCTCGGCGAGAGCGGCAACAAGGGCTTCCTCGATGAAGTCATCACCTACGCAGAAGAGGGCGGCGGAAAGGCTACAGTTTATGAGCATCTCAAGAACGCTATCCGCTTCTCCATGGAGCGTCTCGGCAGCCACGACATGCCCGCAGGTCTCCACGCTGACTGGAACGACTGTCTCCGCCTCGGTGCACAGGGCGAGTCCACATTCGTGGCATTCCAGCTCTACTACGCTATGAACGTTATGCGTGACATGGCTAAGGACAAGAACGACAGCGACTATATCACATACCTGGACGGCGCTCAGAAGAAGCTTGGCGCAGCTCTTGAAAAGTGCTGGGACGAGGACAGATTTATCCGCGGTATCCGCGACAACGGTGTTATCGTAGGCGCTAAGAAGGATCCCGAGGCTAATATGTGGCTCAATCCTCAGAGTTGGAGCGTTATCTCACGCTTTGCTTCCGACGAGCAGGCTGAAAAGGCTATGAACAGCGTTCACGATATACTCAATACACCTTACGGAGCTAAGCTCCTCGAGCCTCCATACAAGTACCACCACTTCAAGGGCGCTCTCATGCAGGTATTCAACCTTGATACAAAGGAAAACGGCGGTATCTTCTCACAGTCACAGGGCTGGCTCATACTTGCCGAGTCCCTCCTCGGTCACGGTGACCGCGCATTCGAGTACTTCCTCGAAAGCTCACCTGCTGCAATGAACGACAAGGCTGAGATACGTGTTATGGAGCCATACGTTCACGGTCAGTTCACCGAGTCAAAGGCTTCACCTTACGAGGGACGTTCACACGTTCACTGGCTCACAGGTACAGCTTCAACTGTTATGGTAGGCTGCGTAGAGGGTATCTGCGGTATGCGTCCCGACCTTAACGGACTTGCTATCGCTCCGTCTATCCCTGCTATGTGGGACGGCTTCAGGATCGAGAAGAACTTCCGCGGCAAAAAGCTCAACATCACTGTTGACAACTCCGCACACGTTCAGAGCGGTGTCAAGGAGATAACTCTCAACGGCGAAAAGCTCACAGGCAATTACGTTCCTGCTGACAAGCTTGCTGCTGTAAACGAGATAAAGGTAGTTCTTGGTTAA